A genomic segment from Primulina eburnea isolate SZY01 unplaced genomic scaffold, ASM2296580v1 ctg1360_ERROPOS210268, whole genome shotgun sequence encodes:
- the LOC140820691 gene encoding probable U3 small nucleolar RNA-associated protein 11, producing MSSLRNAIPRKAHKERAQPHLRRKFGLLEKHKDYVIRARAYHQKEQTLLKLKEKAALRNPDEFYFKMIKTKTVGRVHKPESQANKYNNEELMLMKTQDIGYILQKLQTEKRFYFRVSEIERLNGMLHSLDNQSSSKHVYFSGNREETREVHKKVLELGNPSAFKDLPKVILRY from the exons ATGTCGTCTTTAAGGAATGCTATTCCAAGAAAAGCTCACAAGGAGCGCGCTCAGCC GCATTTGAGAAGGAAATTTGGGCTGCTCGAAAAACATAAAGATTATGTCATTCGTGCACGAGCATATCACCAGAAGGAGCAAACTTTACTG AAACTTAAGGAAAAAGCAGCATTGAGGAACCCAGATGAATTTTACTTCAAgatgattaaaacaaaaactgttggCAGAGTCCATAAACCTGA GAGCCAGGCTAATAAGTACAATAACGAAGAGCTGATGTTGATGAAGACCCAAGACATTGGATATATTTTGCAGAAGCTTCAAACTGAAAAAAGGTTTTATTTTAGAGTTTCTG AAATTGAAAGACTTAATGGTATGCTGCATTCTCTTGACAATCAGTCATCATCCAAACATGTTTATTTTTCCGGCAACAG GGAGGAGACAAGAGAAGTACACAAAAAAGTTTTAGAACTAGGGAACCCATCAGCTTTTAAAGACTTGCCTAAAGTTATTTTGAGGTACTGA